In Mytilus edulis chromosome 6, xbMytEdul2.2, whole genome shotgun sequence, the following proteins share a genomic window:
- the LOC139527364 gene encoding uncharacterized protein, which produces MAICRLCHDSLPPKNRRTIFSDTFKVINQLIEVLGYIPRVNDEMSSYICGFCFTKLNKLSKIDFDICHRVETLRNEKLDLMKVLRAKYLETGMAQPKTPGSSLPSSCLSPDKQSTSQQVKRPWFNSPTPRKVKKPLLFTPTRTRTILPKLELSATGEMEEEKEKKRKRVSVSLFSPGKAKVLYRTSGSEKIKSRIIPPGNYQRIVKNLSHDSSKDRIGRIIYKSSLKESVNKSIFTEVNKECNILCARKDASALRNCSSDHIATFSMENLNSEIQKKAPLLHGILQNAVKGSMLGTVITAAVVLKFRNPQMSAIHHILAQILDRGGTTDETIDTLAKMGLCVSSSAASKQKQKLLQRQKDKIGELMLKEKDSLEKTGTVQDHKSSDIIGDNIDLNRSPSQMSIDRRRKSWHWFLLVGLQKRVLNPTLDDTAPISDITSVDNSTFIPNLNDCSKLDQNFMFHIMNVLVKYVDCLKKYKGCLPKFIPHPHLNELSGKSNFAILDMLDKSENKSEDMITILEHIHANFIPRTDDENPSVIKKKVFGGDVLTNERAYSAQLAMLNGTTDYERLTGVIHRPEGLHRMMNLLLFIYQIFYKSTSAGDKGTLFHLRNFISRIDVRGSEEVVQKYRSHYSFVEDSLDSYIVAACMHLLDLSEINAEPVRKQPLFDILPEDEKYRYISKVSEDILEKYIKITNDLPALSARTSALDTQIRQIEAMHHNQLQKFVCEVCNKQYKTKGGIKKHLKIQHQWDFDNEQETPSKNDHIALYRASFMKCSLLLRDTNDAYKMGDGDRILLNAKFQMLLSRIGNHTKYQLWLFRFMAYCYSLLTPRMAYEYIWNCTANMHGNIGHNLPNDNLVEMLVQAVKKKIYAQGANATYKSARNAALTLQIQEEIFTNMQKEVNKNMTGRRRTELSKLNDIIAMMSELQSARVFDFIPGREDTKFPAFSDIFSRLKVPELHKWITDNKERLSYETI; this is translated from the exons atggcGATCTGCAGATTGTGTCACGACTCTCTACCCCCAAAAAATAGAAGAACAATATTCAGTGACACCTTTAAAGTAATTAATCAACTAATTGAAGTTCTGGGGTATATTCCTCGTGTAAACGATGAGATGTCATCTTATATTTGTGGTTTCTGTTTTACGAAATTGAACAAGTTGTCCAAAATAGATTTTGACATTTGCCACCGAGTGGAAACCCTCAGAAACGAAAAACTAGATTTAATGAAAGTACTAAGAGCGAAGTATCTTGAAACAGGTATGGCTCAACCAAAAACACCGGGTTCATCTCTGCCATCCTCGTGTTTGTCACCTGATAAGCAATCTACAAGTCAGCAGGTTAAACGTCCGTGGTTTAATTCCCCAACACCAAGAAAAGTTAAAAAACCTCTCCTATTCACTCCAACCAGAACTCGCACCATTTTACCTAAACTGGAATTATCAGCTACAGGAGAGATGGAAGAGgagaaggaaaaaaaaagaaaaagagtcAGTGTCAGCTTATTTTCTCCTGGCAAAGCAAAG GTATTATACAGAACTTCAGGAAGTGAAAAAATAAAGAGCAGAATTATACCACCTGGAAATTACCAAAGAATTGTAAAAAACTTATCTCATGACAGTTCAAAGGACAGAATTGGTAGAATTATTTACAAATCATCATTGAAGGAATCTGTCAATAAATCAATTTTCACTGAAGTAAATAAGGAATGTAACATTTTATGTGCTAGAAAAGATGCGTCAGCACTACGTAATTGCAGCAGTGACCATATTGCCACATTTTCCATGGAAAATTTAAACAGTGAAATCCAGAAAAAAGCCCCTCTACTTCATGGTATCTTACAAAATGCTGTTAAAGGTTCAATGTTGGGAACTGTAATTACAGCAGCTGTGGTTCTTAAATTCAGAAACCCTCAAATGTCAGCAATACACCATATATTGGCCCAGATTCTAGACAGAGGTGGCACAACTGATgag ACAATAGATACTTTAGCAAAAATGGGACTGTGTGTATCGTCTTCAGCAGCATCAAAACAGAAGCAGAAGCTGTTACAGAGACAAAAGGACAAAATTGGAGAACTGATGTTGAAAGAGAAAGACTCATTAGAAAAAACAGGTACGGTTCAAGATCACAAATCAAGTGACATAATAGGGGACAATATTGATTTAAACCGAAGTCCCTCGCAAATGAGTATTGATAGGAGAAGAAAGAGCTGGCACTGGTTTTTGTTAGTAGGTTTACAAAAGAGAGTTTTAAATCCAACTTTAGATGATACAGCTCCAATTTCCGACATTACTTCTGTTGACAACAGTACATTTATTCCAAATCTGAATGACTGCAGTAAATTGGACCAAAATTTCATGTTTCATATCATGAATGTGCTTGTAAAATATGTTGACtgcttgaaaaaatataaaggcTGCTTGCCCAAATTCATTCCGCACCCTCATTTAAATGAACTTTCTGGTAAATCAAACTTTGCAATTCTCGACATGTTAGATAAGAGTGAGAACAAATCTGAAGATATGATAACTATTCTAGAGCATATCCATGCTAATTTCATACCAAGAACTGATGATGAAAATCCCTCCGTTATAAAGAAGAAAGTCTTTGGAGGAGATGTTTTAACAAATGAAAGAGCATACTCAGCACAACTTGCTATGTTAAATGGTACCACAGATTATGAAAGACTCACTGGCGTTATTCACCGCCCTGAAGGCTTGCATAGAATGATGAACCTGCTTTTG TTCATTTACCAGATTTTCTACAAGAGTACTTCTGCGGGAGATAAAGGAACCCTATTTCATCTTAGAAATTTTATAAGTAGGATTGATGTTCGTGGTTCAGAAGAGGTTGTTCAGAAATACAG ATCTCATTATTCATTTGTGGAGGACAGCTTGGATTCCTACATTGTGGCTGCATGTATGCATTTACTGGATTTGTCTGAAATCAATGCAGAGCCTGTAAGGAAACAGCCATTGTTTGACATTTTACCAGAAGATGAAAAGTACAGATATATTTCCAAAGTATCAGAAGACATCTTGGAGAAATACATAAAGATAACTAACG ATTTGCCAGCTCTCTCAGCAAGAACGTCTGCCTTAGATACACAAATCAGGCAAATCGAAGCAATGCATCACAATCAGTTACAGAAATTTGTTTGTGAAGTTTGtaacaaacaatataaaacaaaagggGGCATAAAGAAACACTTAAAAATTCAACATCAATGGGACTTTGACAATGAACAAGAAACTCCTTCTAAGAATGACCATATAGCACTGTACCGGGCTTCTTTCATGAAGTGTTCACTGTTGTTAAGGGACACAAATGATGCCTACAAGATGGGAGATGGAGATAGAATTCTTTTAAATGCTAAATTCCAGATGTTATTGTCTCGCATTGGAAATCATACAAAATACCAACTGTGGCTATTTAGATTCATGGCCTATTGTTATTCTTTATTAACTCCTCGAATGGCGTATGAATATATTTGGAATTGTACTGCCAATATGCATGGCAATATTGGACATAATTTACCTAATGACAACTTGGTAGAAATGCTCGTCCAGgcagtaaagaaaaaaatatatgctcaAGGCGCTAATGCTACTTACAAGAGTGCAAGAAATGCAGCTTTGACATTGCAAATTCAAGAAGAGatttttacaaatatgcaaaaagAAGTGAATAAGAATATGACAGGAAGAAGAAGAACAGAACTATCCAAACTAAATGACATTATTGCTATGATGTCAGAACTTCAATCTGCACGTGTTTTTGACTTTATTCCTGGTAGAGAAGATACCAAATTTCCGGCATTCTCAGACATCTTCTCTAGATTGAAAGTGCCGGAGCTACATAAGTGGATTACGGACAACAAGGAACGTCTTTCATATGAGACAATTTAG